CGGTGGCCGCCACCTGCCACTGACCAGCCCTGCCGGACGCCACGCCCCGCCAATAGATCTGCCCTCCGCGCAGCACCAGTGCGCTGCCGACAACGTACAGCGCCAAGGCGATTAGGCTGCCAGCCATCGCCAGCGTGCGGCTCACTGTGAATCGATCCCTCCCGGTGAGGTAGCGGAGAACGAGCGCCAAGACAACAAGAAACGCGGCTGTATAGACGGCTGACTCAAAGAGGAAGTCTGCCACGTGATGCAGAGAGGCTGCCAGAAGTCCTCCAATGTACGCAGAAAGCATGATTCGATCTGAACGTGAAGGCCCAGGCCATGCATGAAGCAACGCGCGAACCACCTCGACGCTGGCCCAGAGAACCACGAGTACCCCGATGAAGCCGGTCTCTGCGGCCACCTGAAGGAGGGCGTTATGTGCGTGGCTGGTCGCGAATCCAGGCGGGATCCCTGTCTGCACGGCAAAGAGAACAGGAAACGATCCTATCCCGTGTCCCGCTAGCGGGGAACTGGCGATGATCTGAAGAGCAGGTCGCCAGATTTGAGCGCGGGGTGATTGGAGCGAGGCGTGGCCCGGGGTTAGTTGGGATCGCTGCAGCAGGTAAATCATGCCTGCCACAACCAGAACGACCGTTGTCAGGACAATGAGGGCTCCGCCGGCAAGCGAGCGCAGGCTGCGGGAGCGCGGGACAAGCCGTCGTCCGTATGAGAGCAGAAACGTGGCTCCCAGCCCTGCCAGGCAGGCCAGCCATCCGCTTCTTGAGGATGTGAGATACAGCCCGGCTAGCAGCAGGATCCCAAGGGCGGTCCAACCTGCGATTCTACGTCGACGGTCAGCATCGAGAACGCGGCCCAGGATCAAGGGGAGGATAATGCAGAGGAAGCCTGCCAGGACATTCGGGTGACCCAGCACGAGGCCCGTTGCCCGATAGCCGATCGGCGGTGCGGATAACCACACCCCGCTCCCCCTCCACCAGTTGACATACCACACTGCCCACAAGGCGAGTTCGAGTACTACGAAAACCACACCGAACGTGAACAGAGCGTTTTCCCAGATCCGTGGCTTCCATCCCCCGGATAGTCCGTCGGAGACAATCAGGAATCCTGTCACGAGGACTAATGCCGTGAGCGCGCGCTCC
This Anaerolineales bacterium DNA region includes the following protein-coding sequences:
- a CDS encoding O-antigen ligase family protein — its product is MIRQDRDTIQYLAAVCFFLFFLVGYSTPQPTLRTVAVVVAASALAAWIVRRMRSRRPILWPRPAIPIVVFVAWCFLLVWKSPLPLAGLERALTALVLVTGFLIVSDGLSGGWKPRIWENALFTFGVVFVVLELALWAVWYVNWWRGSGVWLSAPPIGYRATGLVLGHPNVLAGFLCIILPLILGRVLDADRRRRIAGWTALGILLLAGLYLTSSRSGWLACLAGLGATFLLSYGRRLVPRSRSLRSLAGGALIVLTTVVLVVAGMIYLLQRSQLTPGHASLQSPRAQIWRPALQIIASSPLAGHGIGSFPVLFAVQTGIPPGFATSHAHNALLQVAAETGFIGVLVVLWASVEVVRALLHAWPGPSRSDRIMLSAYIGGLLAASLHHVADFLFESAVYTAAFLVVLALVLRYLTGRDRFTVSRTLAMAGSLIALALYVVGSALVLRGGQIYWRGVASGRAGQWQVAATELCSAARTQPQNTLYSFQCGLALANLASSSGDLEALESAISIYRSALEMDPAWPVHWANLAALEWSSGRKTDAIAHMGVASEAAPGNAVLALNLGLYQEAASNDDAAVAAYRKAIQADPWLALRLGVVGSRGWNAALLAEADHLAGIGALSPTYAAWAELSSDPDGALSLFRDATRAEPMSAMAHAGLSIAEQEAGNSVAATEHMRVALALGGNDPTVVDAAGRLARLQGNEALATERI